TCTCACAAAGACTGTCCTTCACTTTAGGAGAGAGGTTCTTTCGGAATGTATAGTCGTTACTGATACCAATAACACCGACACGTACGTCATCGACATAGCCAATATCACGAGATCGGGGGAGCTCATAGAGAAGTGTGTCATCGTTTCCGATTTTATCAACTTCGTCTAAAATCACAAGAACAGTCCCTGTTAAGCTATCGAGCTCTTCATACATGATATCGTAGACGTCCTGAGGGGCGTAACCGGTGCCAGTAATCCGATTACCTTTGTCACGAAGTCGATTCACGATACCGACTGCAACTTGGTAGGAGGATGTTTTGTGATCGCCTGTGGTGAAGTTCTCACAGTTGATCCAGACAACATTGAGGGTGATCTGCTCATCTTCAGCAAGTTGTTCGTTCTTACGCTCAATATCTCGCTCAAGGTTTTCTCGGAGGTACTTTGTGGCAGCTGTTTTCCCGACTCCAGTGTCACCGTACAGGAATGCATTCTGTGGAGGGCGGCCCTTGTATATCGGCTTGAAAACGCTGGTGTACTGCTGGAGAACATCGTCTCGGCAAAGGATCTGTTCCGGTGTGTAATCCTCTTCCAGTACCTCGGCATTCTTGATGAGTTCCACATCATCAGCAAAGATCGAGTTAACGTCGTCCACGATGAGAAGAGGTGACGTACTCCACCACAATAGTCTTTCCTGAGTTTCATGGGTTTCCGGAGTTCCATAGAATCCCCCACCCTCACACAGCGGTTTTCCTGAGTTACGGCTCAATTCTCTCTGGTAGCGTGAACCAGCTTAGTATATAAGCAAGAGACAGAATGAGAACAGGTTATTCGGGAAACCTGCTGTCAGATACCGTGCTGTCTAGTGGTTTCTCTCTTCGCTGATACCAGCAACTACTACTACTACCACTAGAACTATAATAGCTAGTAGTAGTACCGTACACTCGAGATGAAATGAGAAGTTGTCTCTCGTAGTCAACTCAAGAAAACTGCTGTGTGAGGTGGTTCTCGCTCTCTCTTCACCTCCCCTTCGTGTGGATAACTCAGGAAAACCGCTGTGTGAGTGTTGGGATTCCTGGCTCCGTCGATTATCCATCCAGCGGACCTCTCTCGCTTTTTGGCCTCCGAGAATCGTTGTCCAATACACTCGAGCCTCCCCTTCACATTCTCTATGTCGTGAAAATCGGCTCACTGATCAATGTTCATTCGCTTCAATATGTCTGCAGGAAGCTCTCTCGAACTGATGATCCTCTAGTCTTGAGATACGCAAATAGGGTCAGTTACCGGTATAGGGGTGCTGCAACTGACGGAATGATTTCGACAAAGAGTTGATCGAGTACGTCCCATAGGATTCGAGGCGGCGTAGTAGCCTCAACAGTGGCCGCCTGGTACACTGGCTTATCGAGCCCCGGATGATCATACTGGAAATGCATCTCTCCATATTCTGGATGATCATCATCCTGATGCCAGCCACAGTGGAACTGGATATTTGGATCGGCGTAGTCAATCCGAAATTCATCCGGAGATGGGTGTTGTGTCCACTTGACCGTGATTGTCGGGTCCTCAGACCCGATCGGTGAATCAAGCCGGTCAGGACGTACGTAGGCCTCTAGATAGCGCTTGTCAGCACTCGAAGGGCGATAGTAAACTCGGTTACTGTCTATTTGAGGAACTCGTTGGAGTACATCTTTGAGAGATGAATAGATGTTCCCGTGATAGTTAGGACCTGGAGGCATATACTATAGCTATGCTACTACTTGTCGATCATCTGGAAATCGATCATAGAGCTTCAGAGCATCTTCAATGATATCGAGACGCGTTTCGACGTGGTCCCATTCGATTGCGATATCACGGCGCCGTTCAGCTTCTGCTTGATCAACAGTAGTGATCGTAGCACGGAGCGCATTTGGAGTTGAAACGTCGTACGCTGCCTCCCAGGACTCTATTTGGGTGCGAATTTCATTGAGAGACTGCGCTAACTCATCTACAGAGTGAGCCTCATAGACTTCTCGTACCTCTTCGAGATACTGTGTAACATGATCTGGCGAGTAGAGCGTCCGTTCTCCATTCTCAAGCCGTCTCAGTTGACGCTCATCAGCAAGCTTCTCGAGATATTTTCTGGCAGTTGCTGGTGAGACCTCCGCCTCGTCAGCGACCCAATGTGCGGTCTGGGGTTCGCTCAGCGATTCTGCGACCCACTGGACACGATCAGCAGCGGGTTGATCCGTCCAAGTCATTGTCTCTTACTACAGACTCTACCACCAAATAATTGGCGCACACTGGATACTATTGATTATCGCCTTGTGCAACAATGACCAGAGAAGATGACTCTAGTTGCACAAGGTTGTGATCTAGACATCCACAGCTGTGCACGAAAAGGCGGCTGTTGAATAGGTCGCGTAGAATTTGAAAGGGCTGCTACAACCATACGTTACAAACGCCTATTTCAAATGGCCATTGCAAACGCCATACCCGCTATAATTGTCTGTCTTAAGCCTTCTATCCTCCAAATAGCAAAGTAGAATGTTCGTGATTCCACGATATTACTACAAACGCTTGTTACAAACACTTGCTTCAAACGAATGGTGCAAACGTTACTATCACATGTTGGCTTGATTTGCATTGTCTGACGAAAGCTTATGGTTCAAGCGCTCTCTGATTTGCTCAATGCTCTCATATGCAGTATACAGCGAAGCCGGGGGCGTAGGGAAGACAACACTTAGCGCGAACCTAGCCGTCGCACACGCCCGAGCAGGATTAGACGTTCTCGTGATCCCCTTAGATCCACAAGATGGTGATTTGAGCTATCTATTCGACGTAGATCAGGACCGGGCAGATAGTGAGACTGATACACTGGTTCATCATCTCGTCAACCGTGAGAAGGGGGATTTCCTGGATTTGATACAGACCGTTGAGCACGGTGTCGATATCATTCCAGAACACAATCGACTCGAGGATCTTGGTGAGGCGCTCCGAAAAGAGCAGGAGGCACGAAGCGACTTCGGTGAATCATTCCC
The Halalkalicoccus tibetensis genome window above contains:
- a CDS encoding Cdc6/Cdc18 family protein, whose protein sequence is MDDVNSIFADDVELIKNAEVLEEDYTPEQILCRDDVLQQYTSVFKPIYKGRPPQNAFLYGDTGVGKTAATKYLRENLERDIERKNEQLAEDEQITLNVVWINCENFTTGDHKTSSYQVAVGIVNRLRDKGNRITGTGYAPQDVYDIMYEELDSLTGTVLVILDEVDKIGNDDTLLYELPRSRDIGYVDDVRVGVIGISNDYTFRKNLSPKVKDSLCETEIKFPAYNAQELLDILHARAELALYDEAYNYETISLCAALAYQEASGSARRAIRLLRRSAEIAEENGSEQIEEAHIRQGDKDLEYGNIVESIVDQDDEKLYILKALAHLEQAGLTPARTRTIHTAYARVVHTYDTTGKDPLTQRGMFNHLSKLVMFGFVNTIDHNKGVGGGQWNEHEFSDDVDPDKVEDAFADRNLEWLDIDVRGIDN